The Bacteroidia bacterium genomic interval CTGTAAACGTAGTTCCAAAACCCGTAGCTGCTGCAGGAATTGATACTGCCATTTGTTTAGGTGGTTCAGTACAATTGCAAGGCTTTGCAAGTGGTGGTGGTCCTGACTATACGTACAGCTGGACACCAGCAACTGCCGGAACCATCGATGATCCGACTTCGCCGACTCCTACCGTAACACCAGGATTCACTACCGTGTATTCTTTGGTAGTTACTTCGAATGGTTGTGATTCGGATGCCGATCAGGTAGAAGTAGTAGTAGGAACTCAACCAACTATCAATCCAGGTGCAAACGAAACCATCTGTCTTGGCTCAGAAGTCCAACTGGATGCAAGAGCGGCAGGTGATCCAAATGCTTCAACTTATATCTATAGCTGGAGTCCAGCGATTGGGCTGAGTGATCCGGATATTCCGAATCCTATTGCGAGTCCGGATGTAACAACTACTTATACAGTATCTGCCAGCTCCAATTTTGGATGTGGATCAGATGATGCTACAATTACTGTTACTGTTGAACCAACTCCTGAAGTGGAAGCCCTTTCACAGGATACAGTTATTTGTGCTGGTGATACCATCGCATTGATGGCTACCCATAGCTTCACTACTCCAACAGGATCACCCGTAGTTTATGACTGGTTGCCAAGTACAGGAATCATCGGTTCTCCAACAGAACCTAATATCCTGATTGCGCCTACGCAAACAACCCGATATACAGTAAGAGCCAGTATCGCTGGAGATTGTCCTACAGAGGATGAAGTACTCGTTACAGTAAGTCCAAAGGTAGAAGCGAAAGTGAGCGCTGATACGACTCAATTCTGTGCAGGAGATGTGATTCAGTTATTTGCTGAAGGAGGTCTCGGAAATGCCAACTTTAGTTGGAGTCCCGCAGTAGATCTCGACGATCCTACTAGCCAGAATCCATTTGCAAGTCCATCAGCGGACATTACCTATACAGTTACTGTAAGTGAAGGTGCTTGTTCTGATGAAGCTTCCATAGACCTGATAGTAAATCCAACTCCACAAGCCGACTATTTTGCAACACAAACCAGTGGTTGCGAAGGCCTGACGGTAAGTTTCGTTGAGAATTCTGAAAATGCTGTAAGCTTTATCTGGGACTTCGGAGATGGTTCTGCCTCGAGCAATGAATCCAATCCGACTCATACCTATAATACAGCAGGTCAATATACGGTTAGCCTAACCACAGTAGGTGTAGGAGGCTGTGAAACGACTACAAGTCAAACAACGGTTGATGTCTCCGCCAGTGGATTTGCTAACTTTAGCTCTGATCCTGCTCCGGGAACTTCGATAAGCCTCCCAGATGCAGCAGTAAGCTTTACTGATCTTTCACAAAATGCCATCAACTGGCTGTGGGACTTCGGTGATGGAAGTATCTCTACAGATGCTAATCCGGTTCACGTTTATCAGAAAGACGGAACCTATGTTGTAAGCCTGACTGTTACAGATCAGAATGGTTGTGTTAGTACTGTTACACTGGGTGATTATGATATCTTCGCTCCGGACCTTCTGATCCCGAATGTATTCTCTCCAAATGGTGATGGAGTAAATGATGGATTTACCGTTCGCTATACCGGAAAAGAATTATTCAGAATGGAAGTATTTGACCGTTGGGGAAGACTTCTTTATGAAGCAGATGCGCAGGATAAGCCCTGGATGGGAACTGATTCCGGTGGAAATGTGGTAAACGATGGTGTTTATTACTATTCCGTTCAAATTGGTGATCAAACCTACACAGGAAATATTACCCTGATGCGCTAAGAAATATATATACACATTAACGAAGTTGCCCGTAAGTGATTCACTTGCGGGCTTTTTCTTTTATTACTTTAATAAATCATGATGCTTCTAACATGTTAGTGATTAATGTTTTGACTTTTGTCTGCTAGTTGTATCTTTGCCGCATATTCGATTTCCTAAAAAATTTAAGCAGATTACATGAGTATTCTCGTCAATAAAGACAGTAAAGTCATCGTCCAGGGGTTCACTGGAAAAGAAGGATCTTTCCATGCTCAACAAATGATAGAATACGGTACCCAGGTTGTAGGAGGAGTTACCCCTAATAAAGGAGGAACCAATCACCTGGAACGCCCCGTTTTTAATACAGTCGCTGATGCCGTTAAAGAAACCGGTGCGGATGTATCCATTATTTTTGTTCCCCCTGCCTTTGCCGCGGATGCTATTATGGAAGCTGCTGATGGGGGAGTAGATTTGATTGTAACAATCACAGAAGGAATTCCTGTGAAAGATATGATCTACGCTAAAAAATATATTGAAGACAGAGGAGTCAGAATGATAGGTCCTAACTGCCCCGGAGTTATTACCCCCGGAGAATGTAAGTTGGGTATCATGCCTGGTTTCATCCACAATCCTGGAAAAATCGGCATCATCAGTCGTTCTGGAACCTTGACTTACGAAGCTGTAGATCAGGTTACCAAGCAAGGTCTTGGTCAGTCTACCTGTGTAGGTATTGGAGGAGACCCTATCATTGGTTCTACGCATGTAGATATCATGAAACTCTTTAATGAGGATCCCGATACAGAAGGAATCATCATGATTGGAGAGATTGGTGGACAGAATGAGGAAATCTGCGCTGAGTGGGTGAGAGATAATGTTAATAAGCCTGTAGTAGGATTTATTGCTGGACAGACAGCCCCTCCCGGGCGCCGTATGGGACATGCTGGTGCGATTGTTTCCGGTGGTCAGGGAACTGCTCAAGCAAAAATGGATGTGATGGCTGCTTGTGGAATTCACGTAGTAGAAACTCCTGCAGACATCGGAATCACCATGGTCAATGCATTGAAAGGATAATTTCCTCGAACATATAATATTGAAAAAGGGCCTCAACATCTGTTGAGGCCCTTTTTCAATAAATAATTTCTCTTGATGTTGACATCTCCTCTTTATGTGGTGTCCTATATAATGAAGACAGACCATTAACAGTCTGCCTACATAATTTTTCTTCTTTAATTTTTAACTGATCTAATTGATCGGGAACAAGTGCATGTAAGGCCTGCTTTATAGCAGGCCTTCATTTATGTTATTCTTTCTTTTTCCCACTTACTTTATCATAAGCAGCGAGAATCCTTTTCACCAGTTTATGGCGAACAACATCGGTGGCACTCAGCTTGACAAAGGCAATACCTTTGATTCCTTTCAGTACCTGCTGAACCTGAACCAGACCCGAACGCTGGCGCGGAGGCAAGTCAATCTGCGTAACATCCCCTGTAACGATTACTCGAGAATGCTCTCCCATACGAGTGAGAAACATTTTGATTTGCATTTCGGTAGCATTCTGAGCCTCATCCATGATGACAAAAGCATTGCTAAGGGTACGCCCCCGCATATAAGCGAGAGGGACAATCTCAATGATATTATTTGCGAGATAATATTTGAGTTTTTCAGAATGGATCATGTCGCCCAGGGCATCGTACAAAGGACGTAGATAGGGATCTACCTTTTCCTTCATATCTCCTGGCAAGAAACCCAGACTTTCCCCTGCATCAACAGCCGGACGACAAAGAATAATCCGTCTTACCTGCTTTTCTTTAAGCGCCTTCACTGCCAAAGCAACTGCAATATAGGTTTTACCCGTACCTGCAGGCCCAATGGCAAAAATGATATCATTCTTTTCGTATGCCCCAACGATTTGCTGCTGGCCTCGGTTTTTCGGCTTGATAATCAAGCCGCCACTTCCGTGGACCAATACAGTATCATCAGGCGCAAGTTTGATATCGTTGCGCTCAACTCCTTCGCTCGGCAAGAGCATTTCGTTAAATTTATTCTCGGAAATTCGCCCCTTTCTTCGGATCTCTTCAAAAATTGATCCCAGGATAGCCTTGAGCTTGTCTACTTTCTCTTCCTCTCCTTTGATCTTTAGTTCTTCGCCTCTAGCAATAACCTTAATTTCAGGAAAGCCTTCTTCTATCAGTTGGAGACGTAGGTTGTTGACACCATACACCTCTAGTGGACTGATATCTTCTAATAAAAATGTGTGTTCAGTCAAATGGTCTAATTTTACTATTTACATTTATCCTTTGCCTGTATGAATTTTTCTTTGAGGCCTAAACCAAAATACAGAAATTCTGATTTGCTCCCAAAGTTGGCGAATATTCTTTTCCCAAACGATTCTACAGGGCTAAAGGAAATAATCAATGCGAGAGGTATGCCAATTCATACGAAAAGAGAAGAAAAATGATACAATAAGTGGAAAAAATTAACCGTAAGAATTACAAGTATTGATTTGAACGAGGATATCTTGTAATATGGCAGGATAGCCAAATAAGCACGCAGCAATTTATGTCCATTATCACCCTTACTTCTGACCTTGGGAACGATAGCCATTACGCAGCCATCGTAAAGGGGGTGATCCTTTCGCTCTATCCATCAGCAAAATTGTTAGACATTACCCACAATGTCGGCAGCTTTGACACCATGCATGCGGCCTATGTTGTCAAGCATAGTTTCTCCGCCTTTCCAGATGGGAGTATTCATATTGTAGCTGTTGATCCGGAGAAAGGAAACTCAGATATGGGTATGGTTATGTCCTATGATAATCACTATTTCGTAGGACCTGATAATGGAGTGATGAGTTTGATCTCAGACGCCCATGAAGTTGTTTGCCATAGGATCGAAAATGAAGGCTTGCTAAATCTCAAGTATCCCAGTTCCTTTCGTGCTGCTCGTTCCTTTGCTCCAGCTGCTGCCTTTTTAGCAAGCGGAGGTACCTTGCAAGAGATTGGAGAACCCTTTGAAATGCAGACTTTGCATTGGGGAGCTCCTTCTTATTCAGATAATTGCCTGAGAGGAAAGGTGATCCATATCGATAAATTTGGGAATGCCGTCACCAATATCGATAAACAAGGCTTTCTAAAACTGAAGGAAGACAAACGTTTTGAAATCTTTATCCGCAATGTACGTCTGAAGAGAATCGTAAATACCTATGCAGATGTAGGCAAAGCGGATGCACTCGCCATTTTCGGAGAAAATCAATACCTCGAAATAGCCCTACGAGAAGCCTCAGCTGCTCAACTACTGGGACTCAAGGTTCACGACATGATTACGATTGAATTTCGGAGCGAAAACGGAAGTTATTGATTTCCCTTCCCTCCTTTTTTCTCGCCTTTCTTTTCCGACTTCTCAGTCTTTTCCTCCTCCTCTTCTACTTCTTCTTCATCGGGTAAAACGCGCGCTTCGGCAGCTTTCAATTCCTCTTCTTCCAATTCTTCTTCCCAATCTTCATTCATCAACAGATCCAAAACGCTATCATCTACTTTCTTTTCGACGATAGGATCACTGGCATTGATCTTATGGTTTTTCGGCAAATCATAAGCATCCACGCCAAAGTGCTTTTGCTTCAGATTCCCTAAATAACTGACCAAAGTTTCTGTGAGTTGAAGGTCATTTTCCAAACGCTTATTAGAAGGAGTATAAGGAAGAGAATTGTGATACTTGATCACTTTGCTGCAATAGAGGCTGATGATATAGGTATGGGTTTCGTAAATCAGTTTTAAATCCGGAACAAAACAATCCGGTCCCTCCAAAGCATCTTCCTCATAGACAAATTCGCGGACAATGTCGAGACTATCCTCAAAGGCATACTCAATACCCGTTTTCATAAAATCATGTTCCTGGGTATAGCATCTTGCAATATCCGCCGGTTTCTCGATTTTCAGGAGTACCAGAAACATCTTGAGATCAGATTTCGTTTTCATCTGCGCAAAGCTGCTCAGATAAGTTGTACACAAAATCAAAGCGGAAAGTATGATCCGTTTCATGGGATTTCTATTAAGTTAAAAGTCGGATTTACCTCTATTCTCTAAAATATACTACGAAAGATTAACAGCTTTGGTATTCTTTTCCCATATAGCCAAATTTTATGTATGGGTGGTAGGAGAAATTTTACAGGGAATCAATTGCTATTTGTTTCGCGAGATGTGCTCCTTACTTTAGTAAGATGAAAGTCTATAGCCAAATTCTTATCTTCTTCTTTCTAATCCTCTCCGCCTGCAATTTTCAATACCCGGAAGTCAGACAGCTCAGGGAGATAAAATTAAAGGGATACAATCCCCTCACTCAAGAATTGAAATTGAGCTATACGCCTAAAGTTCATAATCCCAATTCCTTTGACATTTGGGTAGATGCCATAGATACAGAAATCATTTTTGACGGAATTTCTCTGGGAAGTACGCATAGTGAAAAGCGTATTGATTTGCC includes:
- the sucD gene encoding succinate--CoA ligase subunit alpha yields the protein MSILVNKDSKVIVQGFTGKEGSFHAQQMIEYGTQVVGGVTPNKGGTNHLERPVFNTVADAVKETGADVSIIFVPPAFAADAIMEAADGGVDLIVTITEGIPVKDMIYAKKYIEDRGVRMIGPNCPGVITPGECKLGIMPGFIHNPGKIGIISRSGTLTYEAVDQVTKQGLGQSTCVGIGGDPIIGSTHVDIMKLFNEDPDTEGIIMIGEIGGQNEEICAEWVRDNVNKPVVGFIAGQTAPPGRRMGHAGAIVSGGQGTAQAKMDVMAACGIHVVETPADIGITMVNALKG
- a CDS encoding PhoH family protein, whose amino-acid sequence is MTEHTFLLEDISPLEVYGVNNLRLQLIEEGFPEIKVIARGEELKIKGEEEKVDKLKAILGSIFEEIRRKGRISENKFNEMLLPSEGVERNDIKLAPDDTVLVHGSGGLIIKPKNRGQQQIVGAYEKNDIIFAIGPAGTGKTYIAVALAVKALKEKQVRRIILCRPAVDAGESLGFLPGDMKEKVDPYLRPLYDALGDMIHSEKLKYYLANNIIEIVPLAYMRGRTLSNAFVIMDEAQNATEMQIKMFLTRMGEHSRVIVTGDVTQIDLPPRQRSGLVQVQQVLKGIKGIAFVKLSATDVVRHKLVKRILAAYDKVSGKKKE
- a CDS encoding SAM-dependent chlorinase/fluorinase, whose product is MSIITLTSDLGNDSHYAAIVKGVILSLYPSAKLLDITHNVGSFDTMHAAYVVKHSFSAFPDGSIHIVAVDPEKGNSDMGMVMSYDNHYFVGPDNGVMSLISDAHEVVCHRIENEGLLNLKYPSSFRAARSFAPAAAFLASGGTLQEIGEPFEMQTLHWGAPSYSDNCLRGKVIHIDKFGNAVTNIDKQGFLKLKEDKRFEIFIRNVRLKRIVNTYADVGKADALAIFGENQYLEIALREASAAQLLGLKVHDMITIEFRSENGSY
- a CDS encoding LEA type 2 family protein, whose amino-acid sequence is MKVYSQILIFFFLILSACNFQYPEVRQLREIKLKGYNPLTQELKLSYTPKVHNPNSFDIWVDAIDTEIIFDGISLGSTHSEKRIDLPAGQATEFSLDQKIKVQNFIQQLKGIMKKDSIKIELDGKYSFKASDYEVKVPYIYETYLSPKKDLAKLLLGL